GCACCGGGCGGAATCTCAGAGTTTATTTAATTTCTTTAAGCGAAAGCGTCCACATTCAATTCGGCTTGCTAATAGTCGTGAACGTTATAACTTACCAGCATATGCTCCTCATGATGCATTAACCGACGCTATTGCCACTGCGGAATTACTGCAGGCACAAATTAAATATCACTTTAGTCCAGACACTGCGATTAAAAATTTATGGTTATAACACCTCTAACCTAAATTAAAAATGCATAAAAAAAGCCGATGAATTAATCATCGGCTTTTTTATTGCAAGTTAAAAACTAGCTTTTGTTATGCTTTTCGGTACGCATACCCATCAATAAACTAACACACATTATTAATAGAATAATGGTGAACGGTAATCCAGTCGATATAGCACCCGCTTGCAATGCTTCAATCGCCTGAGTACCACCAACCCAAAGTAATACAGCTGCAATTGCACCTTCTATTACGGCCCAAAAAATACGTTGTGGGATAGGAGCATCAATTTTACCACCGGCAGTAATACTGTCGATGACTAACGATCCTGAATCTGAAGAGGTAATAAAGAAAACCAATACCAATAGCACGGCTAACATTGATAACAGATTACCTAATGGCAACGAATCAAACATTTGGAACATAGCAAGCGGCACGTCAGTTAACCCCTCACTACCTAATGTGCCTACATTATTGATAACTTGATCAATGGCGATACCACCAAACACAGACATCCATAAGATAGTCACTACCGTTGGCACTATTAATACTGTGGCAAGGAATTCACGTACTGTACGACCTCGAGAGATACGCGCAATAAACATACCTACAAATGGTGACCATGAAATCCACCAAGCCCAATAGAACACAGTCCAACCATGCATCCAAGCTTCATCTTCACGACCGATAGGATTACTCAATGGAATAATATTCTTAATATAACCCATTACCGTTGTTGGAATCGTTCCCATAGAAACGGCGAAAGTAACAAGTGCAACAAAGATGAGCAAAGCAACAGCAAGTAACATATTGATATTACTTATTACTTTAACTCCACCTTCAAGGCCTCGGACTACCGAAATAACAGCCAGCATCGTTACTACAACAATAATAGTAATTTGTAAGGTGAGGTCAGCTTCAATGCCAAACACATGTTGGAAACCAGCAGCAGCTTGCTGAGCACCTAAACCTAATGACGTTGCAAGACCGAATAATGTGGCTAATACGGCTAAAACATCAATGATATGTCCAGGCCAACCCCAGGTGCGGTCTCCTAAGATAGGATAAAAAGCTGAACGAATAGACAGTGGTAAACCTTTGTTATAGGCAAAGAAAGCCATAGACAAAGCAACAACACCATAAATTGACCAAGGGTGTAATCCCCAATGGAACATCGTTGCGCCAAGAGCAAGTTCCGCGGCTTCTGGAGTATTGGCTACCACATTCAATGGTGTTTCAAACCAACCAGTATAATAGGCCAAAGGTTCAGCAACACCCCAAAACATCAACCCAATCCCCATGCCAGCAGCAAAAAGCATCGCAATCCAAGAAAGTCTTGAATAATCAGCTTTTGCGTCATCTCCACCTAAGCGAATTTTACCGTATGGTGAGATAATTAATCCCAGGCAGAAGATCACAAAAATATTGGCGGACCACATAAAGAGGCTATCAAATGTGCCGATTATCTGCCATTTTAAACCATCTAAAAACTCTTTTGATGTTGCAGGATCGATGATGAGTATTGCGATTAAAAAAGCAGTGATTAAACCTGCACTAATCCCAAAAACGGCGTTATGTATATCAAAACCCCATTTTTGAATGTTATCTTGCCCAACAGTATAATCGGTATTATCTATACTGTACTTATCCTTATTCATCTTCATAAAACCTCTGTTAGAGCGACCCGACACTCTCAAAATGACGGCCGATATAATTTCTTAGACGGATTTTAGCAAATATAGCTGATAATTTCAGGCTTATTTAAGATTCTGAGTTATTTAAAAATCTGATTTATTTAAAATAAAAGTCACTATTCATTATTATAATTCCGCACGAGATCACACATTGCGGAATTAATGTCCTATTCTCTTTGACAGTATTTGTTATTATTCATCAACAGATGAATTAACGGAATTTGAAATGGCAGATAAACCGGGAAGACCCAAAGGAGAGACACAAACTCGCGCCGCACTCATCGACGCCGCAAAAGGCTGTTTTCTTCACAATAGCTATGATCGGGTATCTATTCGCGAACTGGCTCGACGTGCTGGTGTTGATGCTGCAATGATCCGTTACTACTTTGATTCTAAGGCTGGTTTGTTTGAAACCATGGTAAGAGAAACCATAGCCCCCGTAGCCAGTGTATTCCGACACGATTTAAACAACCAAAAAGACACTCCTGAAGCCTTAATGCGGGCTTATTATCGAATAATGGAAAGAGCCCCTGCACTGCCAAGGCTCATTTTCCAATCATTGAATCAACAAGATAGTGATCAAGCATTCACCATTGTATCCAATGTCATTCATGAAATGATTGGTTATGCCGGCGACTGGATTAAAGAATTATCCAACCAACAAAAAATTAATCCGCAGCTCGATCCCAAATGGGTCCGCTTAAGTTTTCTGAGCTTAATGGTTTTCCCACTGATTGCGCCTAAAGTGTTACTGAAAGAATTAGACTTACCTCTTAGCGAATCCATGCTGGACCAGTTGCTCGCCCATAATATGCTGGTGATGAATCAAGGCTTATTCCAAGAGCCATCAACACTATCTTCAGGATCAGGAGTTTAATGATGATACCTCATCTATTTTGTTTAGTGATTATTTTACTCCTTACAGGTTGTACTGGGGAGGAAGGCGACCGTGCAATGGGATTAATTGAACGAGACCGAATGATGCTTTCTGCCCCTGTTGCCGAGCAGATAAGCTCGATTGTGGTTACAGAAGGACAAAAAGTGAGTACTGGAGACCTGCTTCTTCAACTTGATCCGCGCCACGCACAATCGCTAATTAATCAGCGACAAGCGAGTCTGGCTCAAGCACAAGCAAAACTTAATCAATTGCAAACGGGGACTCGTTTAGAGCAACTCGCTGCCGCCGACGCTGCAATGCTTGCTGTACAAGCCCAGGCGCAAGAAGCAGCCAGAAGCTATTTGCGCATGAAAGATCTGTGGTCTAACAAAATTGTCGCAAAAGCTGATTTTGATTCAGCCAAAGCAGCAAGGGATCAAACCGCAGCGCAATTAACTCAAGCAAAACAACAATGGTTAGAGCTTAAAAATGGTACTCGCAGTGAAGAAGTACTCCAAGCACAAGCTCAAACCGACATGGCGCAAGCATCGCTAGCCGATGCACACCACTCTTTAGCCGAGTTAAGCATTCGAGCACCTAAAGCGGGAGTGGTAGATGTTTTACCTTGGAAGCTTGGCGATAGAGTCGCAGCCAATGTTCAATTAGTCACACTGTTGGCCAGTGACCGACTTTATGCGCGAGTATATTTGCCCGCCACAGCTCTGGGGAAATTAAATAAAGGTGACCTAGTGCCAGTATGGATTGATGGCCATAATCAACCCGTAACAGGAACCGTACGCAATATAAGAAGTACTCCGGCCTTTACACCTTATTTTGCCCTCAATGAACGAGATAGAGCCCGGTTAATGTATTTAACTGAAATAGACTTACCCATTAATGAAAACTTGCCGATCGGTTTGGGTGTTGAGGTTCGATTACCATGAAACAAGCCGCTTATGCCATCGAAACAAAAGGATTAACCCGTCGATTTGGTGATTTAGTCGCCGTAAACCAACTCAACTTACAAGTGCCTAAAGGCAGTATTTATGGCTTTCTCGGTCCCAATGGCTGTGGTAAATCAACCTTAATTAGAATGTTAACAGGGTTACTAAAGCCCAGTGCTGGCGAGGCGACTATTTTAGGCTTACCGCTGCAAGGTAACGAAGAGTCGCTTAAAAGCAGAATAGGCTATATGACGCAGAAATTTTCCTTGTATGACAATTTAACAGTGTTGGAAAATTTGCGCTTTGTTGCGGCCATCTACAGTGTTAAAGATAAAAACCGTATTACCAGCTTACTGGAACAATATGGCCTTGAGCAGCAACAAAAGCAATTAGCTGGCACCATGAGTGGAGGTCAAAAACAACGCTTAGCGTTAGCCTGCGCTACGATGCATCGCCCTGAACTGTTGTTTCTTGATGAGCCCACTTCAGCCGTGGACCCACAAAACCGTCGGGACTTTTGGGAGCATCTGTTTGATCTCAGTGACAGTGGCACAACTATTTTAGTGTCGACACACTATATGGATGAGGCAGAACGCTGCCATCAATTAGCCATTTTAGAAAATGGTATCAAACGAGCTAATGGAACCCCGCGTGAGTTAATGCAATCAATGGGGGCCACGGTTATCGAAGTCAGCGGCGATAATATCAGGGAATTAAAACAGAAACTGACTGCTGTTGACGCCGTTATTTCAGCATCTCAATCGGGTACCCGCTTAAGGGTACTCGTCAATGAGTCTATAACAGAGCCGTTGCAGTTTCTGAGTTCAGTGTGCGATCAGCACCAACTTGAAATCGTTCGCCCGAGTCTTGAAGACGTATTTGTCACTAGCACCGGAGGTCGACATGTGGGGTAGATTAATTGCCATTGTCTTCAAAGAAATGAAACAGCTCTCTCGAGATCGAATGACATTTGGCATGATTGTAATGATCCCATTATTGCAATTAATGTTATTTGGTTATGCCATTAATACTGATATTCGCCATGTGCCCGCAGGCATTATCGACATGAGCCAAACCACCTATAGCCGAGCGATTACCCAGACCATAGTGGCTACGCAAGCCGTTGACTTTAAACATCAATATGACTCTATCGAACAAGCAGAAAAAGCCATCACCAACGGTGAAGTAAAAGCCGTACTTTATTTACCGCTTGATTTACCCCAACGCTTGTTAATCCATCCCGCATTTGATTCAAAACAAAGGCCGTCGCAAATTACCCGGCCAGTAGGACAATGGTTATTAGACGGCTCCGATACTATGGTTGCCGCCACGATCAGAGCGCTGAGAAATTTACCACTGGACGAAGTGGCTAACCGTTCAGCCACAATGAATGTACCAACATTTGAAGTGGTCGAATACTTTAATCCAGAGCAGCGATCAGTGGTTAATATTGTGCCCGGCTTACTGGCGGTTATCCTAACAATGACGATGATTATGTTTACATCTGCGGCAATTGTACGTGAGCAAGAGCTGGGGAATATGGAGTTTTTAATTGTAACACCAGTGCGACCATTGGAACTGATGTTGGGTAAAATCATTCCGTATATTTTGGTTGGGCTCATCCAAGTAGCAATTATTCTCAGTGCTGGTCATTGGATATTCTCAGTTCCGGTGCGCGGTGGCTTAGATTCGTTATTCCTGGCGTCTTTCTTGTTTATTTGCGCCAGTTTGGCATTAGGCCTGGTCATTAGCACCATAGCTAAAACTCAGCTTCAAGCGATGCAGTTAACCATTTTTGTGCTGATGCCATCTATTTTGTTGTCTGGATTTATGTTCCCTTATGAAGCAATGCCGATTGGGGCACAATGGGTAGCCGAAGCGCTGCCTGCAACTCATTTTATTCGTATGGTGCGAGGCATTGTGCTCAGAGAAGCACAAGTGATGTCATTAGGCAAAGATGCACTGTGGTTACTCGGCTTTACCTGTATTGGAGTCTTATTAGCGGCGAAACGCTTTAATAAACATTTATAAACGACCACTAGATCTACGATCAACGACCTTAAACGGCTCGATTATAGAACCGACGTTGTCCGGCTAGAATCAAGCCATTACTACATATTGCTTCAACGCGATAACAAGCAAATGTAGCCCTCACGGATAGAGCAGTCTGCTTGTTGTCATTTCTTAATATCGATCGATATCACTTGCCATATCAGAGAGACAGCAAGCCACCTCTTATATTTACTACTGTATAATGGCTTACTGTAACCATTTGGATAATCTATGTTTTAAATCGACTTAATTGTTGTTTTAGCATATGCACTTCATGCTCCAGTCGGTCTCTTTCATCGAGTAATTGTAAAATTAAACCAATACCACTCCAGTCGAGGGCCAAATCACGTTGAATGCGCGTGGCTTTTTTAACTTGATGTAAATTCTCAACACTAAATTGCCATTGCTCTATCACCTCGCCCTGCAGCGGAATCGCAATACTGTGCTCTACAAGCTCAAGTAATAATGCCGAGCTAATTTCGCTGCATTCACACAGTTCATCACTGCTCAACCAACAATCTTGTTCGCTTATATTAATCTGCAGCATCGTTATTTACTCCAACTGGCACGAGGGTCGAATGTATTTTTTTCAGCTAATTCAGTCCACAAGGGTTTGCTTGTATCGTCTGATAACGTTGGCACCACTATTTTAAGTACTGCAAATAAATCGCCCTGCTCTTTTTTACTCAATAGCCCTTTACCTTTTATACGTAACCGCTGCCCTGATTGACTATTAGCTGGGATACTTAATTGAATATGCCCCGTTAAGGTAGGCAGTTTAACCTTAGTACCCAACACCGCTTCCCAAGGTGCCACAGGCACAACAATAGTCAAATTTCGACCATCAACGTCGAATAAAGGATGAGGCGCAAAACGAATTTTCAAATACAAATCGCCGTTATCGGCTTTGGTTTGCCCTGGTCCGCCTTGGCCTTTTAGACGAATACGTTCGCCATTATTCACCCCGGCGGGAATGTTCACTTTTAAGGATTTAGGATGATCAACCACATGACCATGAGCATCGCGTTGTTGCAGGGTAAATGAAACAGGCTTAAGGGTGTCGGCCAATGTTTCTTCTAGAAACATCGGGAACTCCATTTCGATATCTTGACCTTTAGCGTGCTGAGTTTGACGAGCTTGATGTGGTCCGTTTGGGTCAAAGCCTGAATGCCTTGCACCAAAAATTGAATTAAAGAAATCAGAAAATTCTTGATCGTTTTGAGGATCGCCTTGCTGTTGCCCCCAATCTTGCCCACCAGCGGCGCCAGCTTGATCAGCGTAGTGATGTTGTGACCTGTTTAGATGATGATGACGAACTTCATCATATTCAGCACGCTTTTTAGCATTATGCAATATCGCATAAGCTTCACCAATTTCTTTAAATTTTGCTTCTGCATCAGCATGTTTACTGACATCGGGATGATATTTCACCGCCAGTTTTTTATAAGCGACTTTTACCGCTTTATCATCCGCTTGCGGATCAATGCCCAATACCGTGTAATAGTCTTTAAAATTCATTTTATCCCCTAACAAAAACAAGTTTGCAACGGAGCGCCAGACTGCTTTGAACACATTAACACTAATGAGTTTAGACCCACAGAGAAACAACACGCTTGATCAACTCTACTACAGTACTCCTCGTTTAATTAATAAGCATTAATTAATAAAAAATAACCGCTTACAGAGATAAAATCTTGAATATAGGCTCATCATTGTCACTATAGATGCTTATTGAGCCTCACCAGGCTTTGGTACATCATGCTTATTCACATTTTGTTCCGCAGATATGTCTTTGGCCCACTCATGCTCAGATCCACCCCCGTCAATACCTTGCTGTTGGGTACTTTGGGACGGAGTAAACGACAGTCTAGTCAGTAAAGGAAAATGATCCGAACCAATCGAAGGTAAACGCTGAATGTGTTGCAAAGTAAAATGTTGGCTATGAAATAAGTGATCTAATGGCCAGCGCATAAATGAGTAATCTGCATGGAAAGTGTTAAATGCCCCACGGCCAACACGTGGATCAAGCAAACCACTAATTTTACGAAATAGTCGAGTCGTGGCAGACCAGGCTACATCATTAAGATCGCCGGTCACGATCACGGGCTGGTCACTGTCTGCGACACTTCGAGCCACTATGACTAATTCAGCATCTCGCTGTGCCGATTCAATATTTTCTGTTGGGCTTGGTGGTGCTGGATGGAGAAAGTGCATCCGAATATGGTCTGTGGTGCGTAAGGTTAATGTTGCATGTATCGATGGCACATCCTTCTCAACCAAATAACATACTTGTTGTTCGCCTAAAGGTAAACGAGAATAAACGTGCATCCCATAGAGGTTATCAAGAGGACATTTAATGCTGTAAGGCATCTCTGCTTCTAATACCTTAAGCTTGTCTTGCCACCATTGGTCAGATTCAAGTGTGACCAGTACATCCGGCTTATGTTCATTTACCAATTGGATCAATGCTTCGGCATTACGATTAGGCGTGAGCACATTAGAGGTGATAATACTGAGTTGATTGTCGACATTAAACTCAGTGGACGTTTTAACCTCTTTGGGAAATAAAAAAGTATAAGGCAATATCCAGCTAAGCTGCCAAATTAAGCACAACGTGGTGATCACCGCTAATAGCAGCGTACTGAGCATGTGAATGTCGAAAAAAACCATATCAGCAATCAATAGCATTGTGGCTAATATCGACAATTGTAATCGGGGAAAATCCATACTCCTGACAATCCAATGCGGATGCCGCGAAAGAGGCAGTAAAGTCGCCAGTAACATTAACACAGTAAAAAATGTCAGTATCGTAAACATAGAAAGCCTAGTTTTGTATGGTTAATCTTAATCTCACACTCTTTGCCAGATTATTGAAATAGCGGCCTACATTCAAGACTAAAAAAAGGGTTTATCAATAATGTATCTTGATAAACCCCTTCACAGTCGTTAAGCAAATTATTTGCGACTTAACTGCGGCGTTTTACCTCAGTAAGCATGCCGAGAACTAAACTAATACAAGCAAGTATTAAAATAATAGCAAATGGAAGTGCTGCGATAATGGTAACCGACTGAAGTGCTTGAATCGAATCAGTACCGCCAATCCACAACATCACCATCGCGATTACCGCAGAGATAACCGCCCACACTATTTTTTGCTTCATCGGTAATTCCAACTTACCGCCTGCGGTCATACTATCGACCACAATAGAGCCGGAATCTAAGGTCGTCACAAAGAACACGATAATCAATACAACCGCAATAATGGACAACAAATCACCCATTGGATAAGCATCGAGCATGTAGAATAAACTCAAGGAAACATCGGTAATACCTTGCTCTGTTCCTAGCTGGCCAACCTTATCAATGATTTGTTGAATCGCGATGCCACCAAAAAAAGACATCCAAGCAGTGGTCACTAAAGTAGGGATAATCAACACACATGCCAGAAACTCACGTACGGTGCGGCCACGCGAAATTCGCGCAACAAACATACCAAAGAAAGGCGCATACGCTATCCACCAGGCCCAGTAGAATACCGTCCAACCGTGTAACCAGCTGGTGTCTTCACGGCCTGAGTTCTGGCTCAGTGGTATGATGTTTTTAACATAACCAACAACGCCTGTTACCAATGAATCAAGCACAGTCGTGAAATTAAGAATGCTGATAAAGCCCAGAAATATAAAGGCAATAATCATGTTGATGTTACTCAACAGTTTAACCCCGCCATCCATGCCACGCACCACAGAGAGAATAGCCAGCCCCATAATGAGCAGAATAATCGTCAGTTGTAGATAAATACTATTTTCAAAACCAAACACATGGCTTATACCGCTGGCCGCTTGAGAACCACCTAAACCCAGTGACGTTGCAAGACCAAACAAAATAACCAGTACCGCCATAATGTCGATCACATCACCGATTTTACCCCAAACTTTATCACCTAGTATGGGATAGAAAACCGAGCGCATAGAAAGCGGTAAGCCCTTATTATAAACAAAATAGGCCAATGAGAGTGCAGTCATGCCGTAAATAGCCCAAGCATGAAAACCCCAATGAAATACCGCGGCGCCGAGCGCTAATTCACGGGCTTCTGGTGTAAATGGTTCCACGCCGAGGGGGGTGCCAAACCAATTAGTATAAAACGCTGTTGGCTCTGCCACGCCCCAGAAAATAAGGCCAATGCCCATACCTGCAGCAAATAGCATGGATATCCAAGAAATAGTTGAGTAGTCAGTGGTGGCGCTGTCACCGCCCAAGCGAATTTTGCCTAATGGGGAAAAGGCTATCGCAAGGGCAAAAATGAGCATAATGTTAGCAGTCCACATGAACACGAAGTCAAAGTGAGATAGAGCGGCTGCCTTCACTGAATCAATGGCAGCTTTGGCATCAGCGGGTGGAAAAACCAGTAGAGCCACAATAAACAAAATGGATAACCCGACAGAAACGGTGAACACGGTGTTATGAACATCCATGCCCCACTTTAAAATATTATCTTGACCGACTTGATAATCAGTTGAGTCGATACTGTATTTTTTTGATTTAAATTTCATAATTAAAAGGTTTGCCTATTAGACATAACGAATATGGAGACCAACTCCATTTTGAGTTGTATTGATTATATTGTTAATAAATACAAGGGAGTTTGTATATCATCATTTACGCAGCGGTTTTATTTACATCAATGGGGGAACCCTTATCGCGTAAATATTTGGCTAAACAGATACGTGTAAAGTATACGTTATCAAGGTGCCCTACTGATATAAAAAACAGATAAATTGTCTGAGTCAATCTTTGTGGAGAGATCCTCAAACTCTAGAAAAAAAGCCTATTATAATCAACGGATTTTTGTATTTAATGTGGCGAAGGGATAGCCTGCTCTGCTCTTTTTAATAAAAAGACAAGAGGAACCCGTGGGTTCAAAGTCCTATCTTTCGCCAAAACAAAAAAGCCTCATCATTTCTGATGAGGCTTTTTCGATAAATGTGGCGGAGGGATAGGGATTTGAACCCAGACTCTCGAATTAAATATTTAAAATAGTCGTTTAAATTCATTTAGTTGCAGATTTTTACACCATCAAACTCTGCAATTGTTAACTAAGATTGACTTTATTCCTGAAGTTGAAATAAGTCAATAATTATGGACCTTTAAAAGCGCTAATTTGTGCATCTAAAAATTTAATCATAATGAAGTATAAGTCGAACGGGACTGATTAAACTCAACTAGCCCACAAGCGCCTGCTCGCTTTGGCACCAACCCAAAGGAAGCGAAGTGCAAACCCCAAACGCCAGAAAAAAGAAAAACAGCTCCCGCTGGTTTTCGTTAGTGTTTGCTTTGCTCCCAAAGAAGCCAAACCTTCGGGCAACTAGTACCGTTGAAGAAAGCTTCTTTGGGTTTAGTTATTTGAAATCAAAATTTAAGGGTTTTATTATGCTATTTCCCGCACCTTATATAAATTGTTTCACCACCGCCTTCATACAGGTTTCTTGATTCATCAATAATTTCCATATGCTCTAAACACTCTTTCGGTTTATTTTTAAAAAGACTAATTAGTTTTTTCAACCTTCTCAAACTTGGTTTTTTTTCACCTGTTTCTGAGAAATCAACAGCTTCAAAAATAAAATATACTCCTTCACCATTAGATTCCTCAATTGTTTTTAACCAATCAGCATAATAGTGGTTTTCATTTATATCTAAAAACCTGTTGTCGATACTAGTGCAACCTAACAACATAGTATTTAAAGCAAGAAATAAGGGAAATAGTTTATTCATAATATTCTCTTCTGTGCCAATCATAAATGTAAGGAACATTGGCTGTCATTGCGATACCTGTATAAGCCGCTGTTGGAACCATCCCAGCTAAGCTCCAAGCTTGGAAAGCTGTATTATAAGTTTCAGTCCCTGAAAGTACCATGCCAGTCATAGAGTCATAACCTTGAAAACCAACTAATTTCGAAATATCAGAATTCCAAAAGTCATGACCTTTAGAAATAGCATTCATGCTTCTTGCCCATGTTGAACTTTTATTTTCAAATATGGTTCCTTCCATACCTGAATCTTTTGTCAAATTTGTAAACCAGTTACCATCTCCAGCATCTGTACCTACAATCTGCGACATATCTCTATTTGAGTAGGTCATCAGTTCACCATGCTTGTTATATACAGGAGGTCTATTACCTTCAATTTTTGTTGCTCTAAGTTTCAACATATTTGTTCGTTCCTTGATATGTTCCCATCCTAACCTAGTCATAGAAAGAGCAAATGAAAGCTTAAAGCCTTCCCGGAAGCTCCCCCCTGTAGCTTCACCTGAAATACCACCTGCAACGCTATTAGACATCACCCGAGAAAAGTTCCATGTATTACCATAATGAGCAGCAATTCCACCAAATATTGCACCACTAAATGCCCCTTTCAAAGCTCCTGTTAGAGAACCTTTTAGACTTCCAGTCATCAGTGCTCCACTAACAAAGCCACCGGCTCCGCCAGCTATTCCCCCAGTTACAATTCCACCTGCCGTAGTTAATGTTGCTGCCGAAGTTGCTGTTGCAGCAGTTCCCCATGTAGCTCCCCATCCCGCAACCCAATTAGTGGCAGCACCATAAGTAGCAACAACGGCAACTACAGCTAAAATAGGTTTCCACCAGTTTTTAACAAATTTTTTCAGCCCACTGAAAAAATAACCACTCGGATCGGTATAGCTCATCGGATTATTCAACACATAGGAATAACGATTGTAATTCTGGCTATTCAACGGTGCCTGAATAAAGGGATCTGCTTGCAAGAATCTACCCAAGGTTGAATCGTAAATACGCCCACCCATATGAATAATATCTAAGTCTTTTATGTGCTTATGGCCTGTATATCCTCTGTCTGTCGGTTCGCTGGTCGTAAAACTAGCCAACGAACTATGAAGATACACAGCGGTACGTTTACCCCATGGGTCATAAATCGCTTGCGAGACGACTGCGCCACTGCCATTGGTTGTGGCGATGACCGAGCCTTGATGGTCTTTGTGTAGATAAAAAGTATCAGTTGAACCATTGCTTCGTTGGGTATAGACAATATCGCCGACATAAAACTTATGCTCGGTTAATGTACCTGCGCCACCCGTACGATATACCTTTTCATAATTACCTAAATAGGTTGTCTGATAAGTCACATTTTTGCCATTTTCGACATACGTATCAGATTTATAAATAAGCTCACGCTCAGGCCCATATTTCATGGTAGAACTACTGCCAGCTTTCGTGATTAATGTTGGCTTGTCGTAACTACCATAAGTAAAGGTGCGGGTGCCATCAGTTTTACTATTGCCGTTGGCATCGTAAAAAAACTTATATAATTGCGCTCCAGAGGCTGATTTGACCTCATTAAGCTGGTGCGGTTTAGTTGCATAGTAGGTGTAATTGCCCACACCCGTTTTAAATTTAATATTACCCCAGTCATCATAATTGAAATCTTGATACGTTTTACTACCATTCGCAATACTAATTGTCCTGTCTTCTAAACGGTCTGTCAGGTAGTCATAGCCATACGTTTCTGTAAAGTCGGTAATGCTTCCAGGGATTGAACCAAATTTAGTCCAGCGGCTGGTTACGAAATAATTGTGGGTGTCTTAATTATTGTAATTACGCATGATTGGTTCAGATTTCACTATTAAGCCCCGTCTTTATAAACATCAGGGCAGTATAGCCGCTTCTAGCAGTAAATAAGTCGCATCAAAAGCAATGATAAGACTGAGAATGTTGTACAGAAAACTAATGCCAAAAAGCCTTCGGTGAGCAGAGTATGATCTTGACTCACCGGAGGGGTACATACGGCCATGTTAAAGTACTTTATTTAATGCGATACTTTCCTACGACCTCGGTTAATATGACCTTCAGTTTTTCAAATTGGGCAACTCCCATGTCAGTCATTTTAAAATCTCCTACCTCAGAATAAGTTAACTTTGATTGCTGTTCATCTTCCCTGAACATAACTTCAACATATTGCCCTATCAATCCATTACTTACACGCTTCAGATCAATGTAATAACTGCCCACCATCCAACATTTATTAGCACTTTCGTCTTCTTGTTCATAATTATCACTAACAAAGCCCAAT
This region of Shewanella livingstonensis genomic DNA includes:
- a CDS encoding endonuclease/exonuclease/phosphatase family protein, translated to MDFPRLQLSILATMLLIADMVFFDIHMLSTLLLAVITTLCLIWQLSWILPYTFLFPKEVKTSTEFNVDNQLSIITSNVLTPNRNAEALIQLVNEHKPDVLVTLESDQWWQDKLKVLEAEMPYSIKCPLDNLYGMHVYSRLPLGEQQVCYLVEKDVPSIHATLTLRTTDHIRMHFLHPAPPSPTENIESAQRDAELVIVARSVADSDQPVIVTGDLNDVAWSATTRLFRKISGLLDPRVGRGAFNTFHADYSFMRWPLDHLFHSQHFTLQHIQRLPSIGSDHFPLLTRLSFTPSQSTQQQGIDGGGSEHEWAKDISAEQNVNKHDVPKPGEAQ
- a CDS encoding RHS repeat domain-containing protein translates to MGNYTYYATKPHQLNEVKSASGAQLYKFFYDANGNSKTDGTRTFTYGSYDKPTLITKAGSSSTMKYGPERELIYKSDTYVENGKNVTYQTTYLGNYEKVYRTGGAGTLTEHKFYVGDIVYTQRSNGSTDTFYLHKDHQGSVIATTNGSGAVVSQAIYDPWGKRTAVYLHSSLASFTTSEPTDRGYTGHKHIKDLDIIHMGGRIYDSTLGRFLQADPFIQAPLNSQNYNRYSYVLNNPMSYTDPSGYFFSGLKKFVKNWWKPILAVVAVVATYGAATNWVAGWGATWGTAATATSAATLTTAGGIVTGGIAGGAGGFVSGALMTGSLKGSLTGALKGAFSGAIFGGIAAHYGNTWNFSRVMSNSVAGGISGEATGGSFREGFKLSFALSMTRLGWEHIKERTNMLKLRATKIEGNRPPVYNKHGELMTYSNRDMSQIVGTDAGDGNWFTNLTKDSGMEGTIFENKSSTWARSMNAISKGHDFWNSDISKLVGFQGYDSMTGMVLSGTETYNTAFQAWSLAGMVPTAAYTGIAMTANVPYIYDWHRREYYE
- a CDS encoding DnaJ C-terminal domain-containing protein translates to MNFKDYYTVLGIDPQADDKAVKVAYKKLAVKYHPDVSKHADAEAKFKEIGEAYAILHNAKKRAEYDEVRHHHLNRSQHHYADQAGAAGGQDWGQQQGDPQNDQEFSDFFNSIFGARHSGFDPNGPHQARQTQHAKGQDIEMEFPMFLEETLADTLKPVSFTLQQRDAHGHVVDHPKSLKVNIPAGVNNGERIRLKGQGGPGQTKADNGDLYLKIRFAPHPLFDVDGRNLTIVVPVAPWEAVLGTKVKLPTLTGHIQLSIPANSQSGQRLRIKGKGLLSKKEQGDLFAVLKIVVPTLSDDTSKPLWTELAEKNTFDPRASWSK
- a CDS encoding BCCT family transporter: MKFKSKKYSIDSTDYQVGQDNILKWGMDVHNTVFTVSVGLSILFIVALLVFPPADAKAAIDSVKAAALSHFDFVFMWTANIMLIFALAIAFSPLGKIRLGGDSATTDYSTISWISMLFAAGMGIGLIFWGVAEPTAFYTNWFGTPLGVEPFTPEARELALGAAVFHWGFHAWAIYGMTALSLAYFVYNKGLPLSMRSVFYPILGDKVWGKIGDVIDIMAVLVILFGLATSLGLGGSQAASGISHVFGFENSIYLQLTIILLIMGLAILSVVRGMDGGVKLLSNINMIIAFIFLGFISILNFTTVLDSLVTGVVGYVKNIIPLSQNSGREDTSWLHGWTVFYWAWWIAYAPFFGMFVARISRGRTVREFLACVLIIPTLVTTAWMSFFGGIAIQQIIDKVGQLGTEQGITDVSLSLFYMLDAYPMGDLLSIIAVVLIIVFFVTTLDSGSIVVDSMTAGGKLELPMKQKIVWAVISAVIAMVMLWIGGTDSIQALQSVTIIAALPFAIILILACISLVLGMLTEVKRRS